A single region of the Acinetobacter sp. WCHA45 genome encodes:
- the rluB gene encoding 23S rRNA pseudouridine(2605) synthase RluB, with protein MSEKLQKVLARVGLGSRRYMEEVIAAGRVSINGKIAQVGERIEPTDELRIDGRKVQFQVEDEIRRRVLIYYKPEGEICSRNDPEKRPTVFDHLPQIANDRWVMVGRLDINSTGLLLFTNDGELANRLMHPSNEVEREYAVRVMGEVTPQIRNNMLKGVELEDGPAKFESFSEIGGEGINRWYQVVVKEGRNREVRRIFESQSLKVSRLLRTRYGTVILPRELRTGRWMELDKTDIDNLAKSVELKPRQGTGLFGMAKRRTEKMAEKPLAARRGGYLRQQRRDDEQQEQRSGNGNNNNGRKTIGFNKGFKKF; from the coding sequence ATGAGTGAAAAATTACAAAAGGTGTTGGCGAGAGTCGGGTTAGGCTCACGTCGTTATATGGAGGAAGTCATTGCTGCTGGTCGCGTCAGTATCAATGGGAAAATTGCTCAAGTGGGTGAACGTATTGAACCTACAGATGAACTCCGTATCGATGGTCGTAAAGTTCAGTTTCAGGTTGAAGATGAAATTCGCCGCCGTGTTCTCATTTACTATAAACCAGAGGGTGAAATTTGCTCACGCAATGATCCTGAGAAACGTCCAACTGTATTTGATCATTTGCCACAAATCGCCAATGATCGTTGGGTAATGGTAGGGCGTCTGGATATTAACAGTACTGGTTTATTATTATTCACGAATGATGGTGAACTTGCTAACCGTTTAATGCACCCTTCAAACGAAGTTGAGCGTGAATATGCGGTTCGTGTGATGGGTGAAGTCACACCGCAAATTCGCAATAACATGCTGAAAGGTGTTGAACTTGAAGATGGTCCAGCCAAATTCGAATCATTCTCTGAAATTGGCGGTGAAGGTATCAACCGTTGGTATCAAGTTGTGGTTAAAGAAGGCCGTAACCGCGAAGTACGTCGTATCTTTGAATCACAAAGTCTCAAAGTAAGCCGCTTATTACGTACCCGTTATGGCACGGTAATTCTACCACGTGAGTTACGTACAGGCCGTTGGATGGAACTGGATAAGACTGACATTGACAACCTGGCAAAATCAGTTGAATTAAAACCACGTCAAGGTACTGGCTTGTTTGGTATGGCAAAACGTCGTACTGAAAAAATGGCAGAAAAACCATTGGCTGCACGTCGTGGTGGTTATTTACGTCAACAGCGCCGTGATGATGAGCAACAAGAGCAGCGTTCAGGCAATGGCAATAATAACAATGGCCGCAAAACCATTGGTTTTAATAAAGGCTTTAAGAAGTTCTAA
- the scpB gene encoding SMC-Scp complex subunit ScpB produces the protein MSLDPFDTNEGMSLEDIHHDVLLQIEAILFASDSPVSLARLKEAFQNQYNKQQLRHFLQQLAMLQHGRSIELIETAQGFRFQVRAKYRNIITQVWPERPTKLSPSLLETVAVIAYHQPVTRADIEQIRGVSNNSQILRNLFDWNWIKEAGFRDLPGRPALLITTPQFLNAFGLVSLNQLPPLQNAKEAFMALDAHAPKS, from the coding sequence ATGAGTTTAGATCCATTTGACACCAATGAAGGAATGTCACTTGAAGATATTCATCACGATGTCTTATTACAGATTGAAGCAATTTTGTTCGCTAGTGACTCACCAGTTTCACTTGCACGACTAAAAGAAGCATTTCAAAACCAATATAATAAACAACAATTACGTCATTTTTTACAGCAACTTGCAATGTTGCAACATGGTCGTTCAATTGAGTTAATTGAGACGGCTCAAGGGTTTCGCTTTCAGGTGCGAGCAAAGTATCGCAATATTATTACGCAGGTTTGGCCTGAACGCCCGACCAAGTTGTCACCCTCGTTGCTCGAAACAGTCGCCGTGATTGCGTATCATCAGCCTGTCACGCGTGCTGATATTGAACAGATTCGTGGTGTATCGAATAATAGTCAGATCTTGAGAAACTTATTTGACTGGAACTGGATTAAAGAAGCTGGTTTCAGGGATTTACCTGGAAGACCTGCGTTGTTGATTACAACGCCCCAATTTTTAAATGCTTTTGGTTTAGTGTCATTGAATCAATTGCCTCCCCTACAGAACGCCAAGGAAGCATTCATGGCTCTCGATGCACATGCACCGAAGTCTTGA